A genomic region of Streptococcus suis contains the following coding sequences:
- the glyQ gene encoding glycine--tRNA ligase subunit alpha, with protein sequence MSKKLTFQEIILTLQQFWNEQGCLLMQAYDTEKGAGTMSPYTFLRAIGPEPWNAAYVEPSRRPADGRYGENPNRLYQHHQFQVVMKPSPSNIQELYLESLDRLGINPLEHDIRFVEDNWENPSTGSAGLGWEVWLDGMEITQFTYFQQVGGLATGPVTAEVTYGLERLASYIQEVDSVYDIEWADGVKYGEIFIQPEYEHSKYSFEVSDQDMLLENFTKFEKEAERALEEGLVHPAFDYVLKCSHTFNLLDARGAVSVTERAGYIARIRNLARVVAKTFVAERKKLGFPLLDEATRVELLAEKVE encoded by the coding sequence ATGTCAAAGAAACTTACATTTCAGGAAATCATTTTAACCTTACAACAATTTTGGAATGAGCAGGGCTGCTTGCTCATGCAGGCTTACGATACGGAAAAGGGTGCGGGTACCATGAGCCCCTACACTTTTTTGCGTGCTATCGGTCCTGAGCCGTGGAATGCGGCTTATGTGGAGCCAAGTCGTCGTCCTGCGGACGGTCGTTACGGGGAAAACCCAAACCGTCTCTATCAGCACCACCAATTCCAAGTGGTTATGAAACCGTCGCCTTCTAATATCCAAGAACTCTACTTGGAGTCTTTGGACCGTTTGGGCATCAATCCTTTGGAGCACGATATTCGTTTCGTTGAGGACAACTGGGAAAACCCGTCAACAGGTTCAGCAGGTCTGGGCTGGGAAGTTTGGTTGGACGGTATGGAAATCACGCAGTTTACCTACTTCCAACAAGTTGGTGGTTTGGCGACAGGTCCAGTCACAGCCGAAGTAACCTATGGTTTGGAGCGTTTGGCTTCCTATATCCAAGAAGTTGATTCCGTTTACGACATCGAGTGGGCAGACGGCGTTAAATATGGTGAAATCTTTATCCAGCCAGAATATGAGCATTCAAAATACTCCTTTGAAGTATCGGACCAGGATATGCTCCTTGAAAACTTTACTAAGTTTGAAAAAGAAGCAGAGCGGGCTTTGGAAGAGGGCTTGGTTCACCCAGCCTTTGACTATGTGCTCAAATGTTCTCATACCTTTAACCTACTAGATGCACGCGGTGCAGTGTCTGTAACCGAGCGTGCAGGTTACATTGCCCGTATCCGTAACCTTGCCCGTGTCGTTGCCAAAACCTTTGTGGCAGAGCGGAAGAAACTCGGCTTCCCACTTTTAGATGAAGCAACGCGAGTAGAATTGTTAGCTGAAAAGGTTGAATAA
- a CDS encoding DUF1398 domain-containing protein: MFTLENINRGHEQFTGPDFPKLIAYFKGLGMVENTVDIQSGQVIYRSQTGQTLEKQGYQVTIPVTDQANLDQFVTILRNHQAGQTDFPTFCQETAEAGIYKWVIDLAAMTCSYLDKAEQAVFVETIPSVEN, from the coding sequence ATGTTCACCTTAGAAAATATCAATCGAGGTCATGAACAGTTTACTGGGCCTGATTTTCCCAAACTGATTGCCTATTTTAAGGGCTTGGGTATGGTGGAAAATACTGTGGATATCCAGTCTGGCCAGGTTATCTATCGCTCACAGACAGGTCAAACTCTGGAAAAGCAGGGCTACCAAGTAACGATACCTGTTACTGACCAAGCCAATCTGGACCAGTTTGTGACTATCTTACGCAATCATCAGGCTGGGCAAACAGATTTCCCTACCTTCTGCCAAGAAACAGCAGAAGCAGGCATTTACAAGTGGGTCATTGACCTAGCAGCCATGACCTGTTCCTATCTGGACAAGGCAGAGCAGGCTGTTTTTGTGGAAACCATACCGAGTGTGGAGAACTAG
- a CDS encoding B3/4 domain-containing protein, translating to MSQFVVDSSFWSLFPDAKIGVLLLKDYKTPSESPEDLVKLLEESNEIAQKFLTEDTFSENEVIQAYRQAYQKFKTKKGARSSIEALLKRSTSDRPVSTISPLVDIYNAASLRFGLPCGAEDLDTFVGDLQLTITEGGDEFYLIGDENNNPTLPGEVCYKDDKGAVCRCFNWRDGERTMITDETKNAFLVMELVNSDRVEDLENALDFISQHAEKFLGVVPEKYLLDCDTPAIAL from the coding sequence ATGTCACAATTTGTTGTTGATTCATCTTTTTGGAGTCTATTTCCAGATGCAAAAATTGGAGTTCTATTATTGAAAGATTATAAAACGCCATCAGAATCACCAGAAGATTTAGTGAAACTACTGGAAGAAAGTAATGAAATTGCCCAGAAATTTCTTACAGAAGATACTTTTAGTGAAAATGAAGTCATCCAAGCGTATCGCCAAGCTTATCAAAAATTCAAAACAAAAAAAGGCGCGCGTTCTAGTATCGAAGCCCTTTTGAAACGTTCAACTAGTGACCGTCCAGTTTCGACAATCTCGCCCTTAGTGGACATTTATAATGCGGCGAGTTTACGTTTTGGTCTTCCATGTGGTGCTGAAGATTTAGATACATTTGTAGGCGATCTCCAACTAACGATCACTGAGGGTGGAGACGAATTCTATCTCATTGGTGATGAAAACAATAATCCAACTCTACCAGGTGAAGTTTGCTATAAGGATGATAAAGGAGCCGTTTGTCGCTGTTTCAATTGGCGCGATGGTGAGCGAACCATGATTACGGATGAGACAAAGAATGCTTTCTTGGTCATGGAGCTGGTCAATTCTGATAGAGTAGAAGATTTGGAAAATGCCCTTGATTTTATCAGTCAACACGCAGAAAAATTCTTGGGAGTAGTACCAGAAAAATATCTATTAGATTGCGATACGCCTGCAATAGCCTTGTAG
- a CDS encoding methionine ABC transporter permease, with protein sequence MLEWIQTNFPDIYKLGWDGQTGWLTHFNLTLYMTFVSFAFGGFMGLVSGLFLVLTGPRGVIENRTVYWILDKVASIFRAIPFIILLAAIAPLTKIIVGKTIGTEAALVPLALSVFPFFARQVEVVLSELDRGVIEAAQASGATFWDIVLVYLREGLPDLIRVTTFALVSLVGYTAMAGAIGAGGLGQVALSYGYLRYNNDVTFLATLLILVIIFVIQFIGDFLTRKISHS encoded by the coding sequence ATGTTAGAATGGATTCAAACGAATTTTCCAGATATTTATAAATTGGGCTGGGATGGTCAGACAGGTTGGTTAACACATTTTAATTTGACCCTCTATATGACCTTTGTTTCCTTTGCTTTTGGTGGCTTTATGGGCTTGGTTTCAGGTTTGTTCTTGGTATTGACTGGTCCTCGCGGTGTCATTGAAAATAGGACGGTTTACTGGATTTTGGATAAGGTAGCTTCTATCTTCCGTGCCATTCCTTTCATTATTTTGTTGGCGGCCATTGCTCCTTTGACAAAAATTATTGTTGGGAAAACGATTGGTACGGAGGCAGCCTTGGTGCCGCTTGCCCTTTCAGTCTTTCCCTTCTTTGCCCGTCAGGTTGAAGTGGTCTTGTCAGAATTGGACCGTGGTGTCATTGAGGCCGCACAGGCTTCAGGAGCGACGTTCTGGGATATTGTCCTTGTCTATCTGCGTGAGGGTCTGCCTGACTTGATTCGTGTGACGACCTTTGCCCTGGTTTCTTTGGTCGGCTATACTGCCATGGCAGGAGCTATCGGAGCAGGTGGTTTGGGACAGGTTGCGCTATCATACGGCTACCTACGGTATAATAATGATGTGACCTTTTTAGCAACCCTTTTGATTTTAGTTATCATCTTCGTAATCCAGTTTATTGGAGATTTCTTGACGAGAAAGATTAGTCATAGCTAA
- a CDS encoding methionine ABC transporter ATP-binding protein, translated as MSKEMIKLDNIDVTFQQKKRTIEAVKDVTIHINQGDIYGIVGYSGAGKSTLVRVINLLQVPSAGKITIDEDVIYEGEKVTLTPAQLRSKRREIGMIFQHFNLMAQMTAEENVAFALKHSGLSKEEKKEKVAKLLDLVGLSDRAENYPAQLSGGQKQRVAIARALANDPKILISDESTSALDPKTTKQILALLQELNEKLGLTIVMITHEMQIVKDICNRVAVMQDGHLIEEGSVLEIFSHPKEELTQDFIKTATGIDEALVKIYQQDIVKNLPENSILVQLKYAGSNTDTAIVNDLYKFYQVSANILYGNIEILDHTPVGEMVVILSGEPGQLHRAIEAVTEARVEVTILKGAN; from the coding sequence ATGAGTAAGGAAATGATTAAGCTAGATAATATTGATGTAACTTTCCAGCAGAAAAAACGTACGATCGAAGCGGTAAAGGATGTGACCATCCATATCAATCAAGGGGATATTTACGGTATCGTAGGGTATTCTGGAGCAGGGAAATCTACCCTTGTTCGAGTGATTAATTTATTGCAGGTGCCGTCTGCGGGTAAGATTACCATTGATGAGGATGTAATTTACGAGGGAGAAAAGGTCACACTTACCCCAGCTCAATTGCGGAGCAAACGCCGTGAAATCGGCATGATTTTCCAACATTTCAATCTGATGGCTCAAATGACGGCAGAAGAAAACGTCGCCTTTGCACTTAAGCATTCGGGTTTGAGCAAGGAAGAGAAGAAAGAAAAAGTTGCTAAGTTGTTGGACTTGGTTGGGCTCTCTGACCGTGCTGAAAACTATCCAGCTCAATTGTCTGGTGGTCAAAAGCAACGTGTTGCCATTGCCCGTGCCTTGGCCAATGACCCTAAAATCTTGATTTCTGATGAGTCTACTTCTGCCTTGGATCCGAAAACGACTAAGCAGATTTTGGCACTTTTGCAGGAATTGAATGAAAAATTGGGCTTGACCATTGTTATGATTACCCATGAAATGCAGATTGTAAAAGATATTTGTAACCGTGTGGCTGTTATGCAGGATGGTCACTTGATCGAAGAAGGTTCCGTTTTAGAAATCTTCTCTCATCCAAAAGAAGAATTGACACAGGACTTCATCAAAACAGCAACAGGAATTGATGAGGCCTTGGTGAAAATTTACCAGCAGGATATTGTTAAGAATTTGCCTGAGAATAGCATTTTAGTGCAACTCAAGTATGCTGGTTCCAACACGGATACGGCAATTGTCAATGATTTGTACAAATTCTATCAAGTATCTGCCAATATTTTGTATGGCAATATTGAGATTTTGGACCATACGCCAGTTGGTGAGATGGTAGTGATCTTATCAGGTGAACCTGGTCAGTTGCACCGTGCGATTGAGGCAGTGACGGAGGCGCGTGTGGAAGTGACGATTTTGAAAGGAGCAAACTAG
- a CDS encoding M20/M25/M40 family metallo-hydrolase, with protein MADSKVQAFENDAIIQTYFEKLKVLISKKSIFAQQIGLLDVATYLKDMFEDAGAEVVLDDSYAAPFVMSTFKASVPDAKTLIFYNHYDTVPADADQVWEKGNPFELTISDGYIYGRGVDDDKGHITARLSALKKYQARQDGQLPVNIIFIMEGAEESASVDLDKYLSKYKEHLIGADLLVWEQGHRNSLHQLEIAGGNKGIVTFDLQVKSADLDIHSSYGGVIDSASWYLLSALQSMRAADGQILVDGIYDQVQEPNERELALVEEFALATSQSMTDIYGLTLPTLVEDRREFLKRLYFEPSITIEGLSTGYLGQGVKTIIPAQASAKMEVRLVPGLEPHDVLDKIRQHLDKHGFDKVEVVFTLGEMSYRSDMSHPAIVNVIELAKKLTPEGVAVLPTSPGTGPMHTVFHALGVPIAGFGLGNANSRDHAGDENVSIADYYSHVELVEELIASYE; from the coding sequence ATGGCAGATAGTAAAGTTCAAGCATTTGAAAATGATGCGATTATTCAAACTTATTTTGAAAAGTTGAAGGTCTTGATTTCAAAGAAATCTATTTTTGCTCAGCAGATTGGTTTGTTGGATGTGGCGACTTACTTGAAAGATATGTTTGAAGATGCTGGTGCAGAGGTTGTTTTAGACGACAGCTATGCCGCACCATTTGTCATGTCAACGTTTAAGGCTTCGGTGCCAGATGCGAAAACATTGATTTTCTACAATCATTATGATACAGTACCTGCAGATGCCGATCAGGTCTGGGAGAAGGGCAACCCCTTCGAATTGACCATTTCCGATGGCTATATCTATGGTCGTGGGGTGGACGATGACAAGGGCCATATCACAGCCCGTTTATCTGCCCTGAAAAAATATCAGGCTAGACAAGATGGTCAGCTCCCTGTTAATATCATCTTTATTATGGAGGGGGCAGAAGAGTCAGCCTCTGTCGACTTGGACAAATACCTTTCAAAATACAAGGAACACTTGATTGGTGCTGATTTGCTTGTCTGGGAGCAGGGGCATCGCAATAGCCTACATCAGCTAGAAATTGCTGGGGGAAATAAAGGAATTGTGACCTTCGATCTTCAGGTCAAATCAGCTGACTTGGATATTCATTCTTCCTATGGAGGTGTCATTGATTCGGCAAGCTGGTATTTATTATCAGCACTTCAATCCATGCGGGCTGCAGATGGGCAAATTCTGGTAGATGGCATTTACGATCAGGTTCAAGAGCCAAATGAGCGTGAATTGGCCTTAGTGGAAGAATTTGCACTGGCTACCAGTCAGTCTATGACGGATATTTATGGACTAACCCTTCCAACCTTGGTAGAAGATCGTCGTGAGTTTTTGAAGCGTTTGTATTTTGAGCCATCGATTACCATTGAAGGCTTGTCAACTGGCTATCTTGGTCAAGGTGTCAAGACCATCATACCAGCTCAGGCTTCTGCTAAGATGGAAGTCCGTCTGGTACCTGGGTTGGAGCCGCATGATGTATTAGATAAGATTCGACAGCATTTGGACAAACATGGTTTTGACAAAGTTGAGGTTGTCTTCACTCTAGGAGAGATGAGCTACCGAAGTGATATGTCGCACCCTGCCATTGTCAATGTGATTGAATTGGCCAAAAAATTGACACCAGAAGGAGTTGCTGTCTTGCCGACGTCACCGGGGACAGGACCCATGCATACAGTCTTTCATGCTCTAGGTGTGCCGATTGCAGGATTTGGTCTAGGAAATGCCAACAGTCGCGACCATGCTGGTGATGAAAATGTCAGCATCGCTGACTACTATAGCCATGTTGAATTAGTAGAGGAGTTAATTGCAAGTTATGAGTAA
- a CDS encoding MetQ/NlpA family ABC transporter substrate-binding protein has product MKLKKLFSLAAAALSVGVLAACGNSSSSSDSSATTVRVGVMSLSESEEARWDKVQKILGDEVKLEFTQFTDYSQPNKAVAENEVDINAFQHYNFLNNWNQENGEDLVAIADTYIAPIRLYSGTADGKNKYTKVEEIPDGAEIAVPNDPTNESRALYLLQAAGLIKVGVSGTELATIADITENKKNLKITELDASQTASSLSSVDAAVVNNTFVLEAGLDYKNALYKEQKDENSKQWYNLIAARSDWEKSEQAAAIKKIIEAYHTDEVKKVIEETSDGMDEPVW; this is encoded by the coding sequence ATGAAATTAAAAAAATTGTTTAGTTTGGCAGCAGCTGCTTTATCAGTAGGTGTACTTGCTGCATGTGGTAACTCTTCTTCAAGTTCAGATTCATCTGCAACAACTGTTCGAGTAGGTGTGATGAGCTTGAGTGAGTCGGAAGAAGCTCGTTGGGATAAAGTTCAAAAAATTCTTGGGGACGAAGTGAAGTTGGAATTCACTCAATTTACAGACTACTCACAGCCAAACAAGGCAGTTGCTGAAAATGAAGTAGACATCAACGCATTCCAGCACTACAACTTCTTGAATAACTGGAATCAAGAAAATGGTGAAGACTTGGTTGCTATTGCGGATACATATATCGCACCAATCCGTCTTTACTCAGGTACAGCTGATGGAAAAAACAAGTACACTAAAGTGGAAGAAATTCCAGATGGTGCAGAAATTGCGGTTCCAAACGACCCAACAAACGAAAGTCGTGCTCTTTACCTTCTTCAAGCAGCTGGCTTGATCAAGGTTGGTGTATCTGGTACAGAATTGGCAACTATTGCTGACATTACTGAAAACAAGAAAAACTTGAAGATCACTGAGTTGGATGCAAGTCAAACAGCAAGCTCACTTAGCTCAGTTGATGCAGCAGTTGTAAACAACACATTTGTGTTGGAAGCTGGTTTGGATTACAAAAATGCCCTTTACAAAGAGCAAAAAGATGAAAATTCAAAACAGTGGTACAACTTGATTGCAGCTCGTAGTGATTGGGAAAAATCAGAGCAAGCAGCAGCGATTAAGAAAATTATCGAAGCCTACCACACGGATGAAGTGAAAAAAGTTATTGAAGAGACTTCAGACGGTATGGATGAGCCAGTTTGGTAA
- the metE gene encoding 5-methyltetrahydropteroyltriglutamate--homocysteine S-methyltransferase, protein MTTTIIGFPRIGEHRELKFITEKYFRNEIPQEELLEAAKDLRAKHWNIVKEAGITEIPSNDFSHYDNVLDAAVLFNIVPKAVQNLDLTDLEKYFALARGYQGEKGDVRARPMKKWFNTNYHYIVPAIEKDTEIKLAGHKIFDEFQEAKNLGITTRPVLIGPFTLLQLTDFEEGLTATDFADSLVTAYGQVFEKLAELGAEKIQLDEPSLVKDLTAEEKALFLRIYQTLLADKKGLQVLIQTYFGDVRDIYTELTSLPVDAIGLDFVEGKKTAALVATGFPADKTLYAGIVNGKNIWRNNYEKSLAVLDAIPAENVVITTSCSLLHVPFTTANEEFEPAILNHFAFAVEKLSELRDLDAIRNGQGEVALTANKELFALERVGRDAALADRLAGLTDADYTRLPVFAEREAIQREKLNLPLLPTTTIGSFPQTKEVRSTRLAFRKGNISEEEYDAFVKTQTDEWIAWQEEVDFDVLVHGEFERNDMVEYFGENLSGYLFSKNGWVQSYGMRGVKPPIIWGDVTRLNPITVKWSSYAQSRTNKPVKGMLTGPVTILNWSFPREDISIKESTLQIALAIKEEVLDLEAAGIKIIQIDEAALREKLPLRRSDWYSEYLDWAIPAFRLVHSTVAPDTQIHTHMCYSEFTDIIPAIDNMDADVISFEASRSNLVILDELKAKNFQTQVGPGVYDIHSPRVPAVDEIAHTIQAILAKVPKEKVWINPDCGLKTRGESETKASLIHLTQAAKTARKEL, encoded by the coding sequence ATGACTACTACTATTATCGGCTTCCCACGTATCGGAGAACACCGTGAGTTAAAATTTATCACTGAAAAATACTTTAGAAATGAAATTCCACAAGAAGAGCTTTTGGAAGCAGCTAAAGATCTACGTGCTAAGCACTGGAATATTGTTAAAGAAGCAGGCATTACTGAAATCCCAAGCAACGACTTCTCCCACTATGACAATGTTTTGGATGCAGCTGTTCTCTTCAACATCGTACCTAAAGCAGTACAGAACCTTGACTTGACTGACCTTGAAAAATACTTCGCTCTTGCACGTGGTTATCAAGGAGAAAAAGGGGACGTTCGTGCTAGACCGATGAAAAAATGGTTCAACACCAACTACCACTATATCGTTCCAGCTATTGAAAAAGATACAGAAATCAAACTAGCCGGTCATAAGATTTTCGATGAATTCCAAGAAGCAAAGAACTTGGGTATCACAACTCGTCCAGTTTTGATTGGTCCATTCACACTCTTACAATTAACTGATTTTGAAGAAGGTTTAACTGCTACTGATTTCGCTGATAGCTTAGTTACAGCCTACGGACAAGTCTTTGAGAAATTGGCAGAGCTTGGTGCTGAAAAAATCCAGCTGGACGAACCGAGCTTGGTCAAGGATTTGACTGCTGAAGAAAAAGCCCTTTTCCTACGTATCTACCAAACACTCTTGGCAGATAAGAAAGGTTTGCAAGTTCTCATCCAAACCTACTTCGGTGATGTTCGTGATATTTACACAGAATTGACCAGTCTACCAGTTGATGCCATCGGTCTTGACTTTGTAGAAGGTAAGAAAACTGCCGCACTTGTTGCAACTGGTTTCCCAGCTGACAAGACCCTCTACGCTGGTATCGTCAACGGTAAAAATATCTGGCGCAACAACTACGAAAAGAGCCTGGCTGTTTTGGATGCTATTCCAGCTGAAAATGTCGTTATAACAACTTCTTGCTCCCTTCTTCATGTACCTTTCACAACTGCTAATGAAGAATTTGAACCAGCTATCCTCAACCACTTTGCCTTTGCAGTTGAAAAACTGAGCGAATTGCGTGATTTGGATGCCATCCGCAACGGTCAAGGCGAAGTTGCTCTCACAGCTAACAAGGAACTCTTTGCCCTTGAGCGTGTTGGTCGTGATGCAGCCCTTGCAGACCGTCTTGCAGGACTGACAGACGCTGACTATACACGCCTACCAGTCTTTGCAGAGCGTGAAGCCATTCAACGCGAGAAGCTAAACTTACCACTTCTTCCAACAACAACGATTGGCTCTTTCCCTCAAACCAAGGAAGTCCGTAGCACACGCTTAGCTTTCCGTAAAGGAAATATCTCAGAAGAAGAATACGATGCATTTGTCAAAACTCAAACAGATGAGTGGATTGCATGGCAAGAAGAAGTTGACTTCGACGTCTTAGTTCACGGTGAGTTTGAACGAAACGACATGGTAGAATACTTCGGCGAAAACCTGTCTGGTTACCTCTTCAGTAAAAACGGTTGGGTACAATCCTACGGTATGCGTGGAGTTAAACCACCAATCATCTGGGGTGATGTAACACGCTTGAACCCAATTACTGTTAAATGGTCTAGCTATGCTCAAAGCCGTACCAACAAACCAGTCAAAGGTATGTTGACAGGTCCTGTAACCATCCTCAACTGGTCTTTCCCACGTGAAGACATTTCTATCAAGGAATCAACCCTTCAAATCGCCCTTGCGATTAAGGAAGAAGTTCTCGACCTTGAAGCAGCTGGAATTAAGATTATCCAAATCGACGAAGCAGCCCTTCGTGAAAAACTACCACTCCGTCGTAGCGACTGGTACAGCGAGTATCTTGATTGGGCAATCCCTGCCTTCCGTTTAGTACACTCAACTGTTGCACCAGATACACAAATTCACACTCACATGTGCTATAGCGAATTTACTGACATCATTCCTGCCATCGACAATATGGATGCGGACGTTATCTCCTTTGAAGCCAGCCGTTCAAATCTTGTTATTCTAGATGAACTCAAGGCTAAAAACTTCCAAACTCAGGTAGGTCCTGGTGTCTATGACATCCACTCTCCACGTGTCCCTGCCGTTGATGAAATTGCACACACAATCCAAGCCATCCTTGCTAAAGTACCGAAAGAAAAAGTTTGGATTAACCCAGACTGCGGACTCAAGACTCGTGGCGAATCAGAAACAAAAGCTAGTCTTATCCACTTGACTCAAGCAGCTAAGACAGCCAGAAAGGAACTCTAA